CGTCCAGAACCCGCACTGGATCTACTTCTCGCCGGACGGGAAGACCGCCTACGTCACCAACTGGGGCGCCAACTCGATCTCCATCATCGATGTGGAGAAGATGGAGCGCGTCAAGAACGTGACGGTGGGCCTCAACCCCAACGGCTTGGCGCTGAAGTCCAACGTCCCGCCGGACGTCATCGCCCGGTGGCAGGAGAACAAGGACCAGGCCAAGGAGGTCGTCGCCAAGGCCGCCAGGCTGGTGATGCCGGAGCCCCGCTCGGAGGCCGAGGCGTTATTCTTCCAGAAGTGCACGATCTGCCACGACGTGGGCCGCATCATCCGCAACAACGCCAGGGGTGACCAGTGGGACGCCATCGTGGAGAAGATGCGGGGCAACGGTGCGCCCATCGACGACCAGGAGGCCAAGATCATCGCCGAATACCTGAAGACGGACCAGCACCGCAGCTTGACCATCAAGACGGAGTTGCAGATCGAGCAGCCGCTGGATCCGGCGAAGGGCTACGAAGACGACGCCGCGGTGCAGTGAAGGCTAGCCGCGGTGGCGAGCCCGGCCGGTGACGGGGCCCTTCGCAACGGAACAGGGCCACGCGGCGATCCGCGGTGGTAGGTTCGCTGTGACACGTTTGCATCACGGGACCTGTGGGAACGACCCCCCGGTCCCGTTTTTGTTTGTCTTCCTCCTTCAAAAGAGAACCGCGTTCGCTTTCTCAGCCGGCGATCAGGTTCTACTCAGCTTGTGCTCAGGGTCGTGGCCGACAGTTAAGGTGGCGCCCGCCCCGGCGGCTGCGCGCCAGGGTTGCCCCAGTTCATGCGGGGGATTTCACCCCATGGAGGCGTTGAAACCTGGGAGGTGGGGAGGAATGGCCACGAGCATGCGGACCCCGGCGGAACGGCAGGCGCCGGCCCGGTCCATCCGGCCCAGGGCACGGGCGGAGGACATCCAGGCCCCGAAGGGGACGGTCCTGGTCACGTTCCTCTACCTGCTGGCGATTGCCGCGATGTGGGGCTTCATGTATCTCACGTTGCTGCGCAGTGCTTGATACTCCCGTTCCCATGAACGCTTCGGGGCCGCACGGCGGCCGGCCCGCCGGCGGCAGCCTGGTTGGGGGTAGGGGGCGAGCGTAGTGCACGTCGACCGTTACGAAAAAACGTGGATTGTGATCAGCGCGGCCTTTCTCGTCGTGCTGATCCTGGTGATCGCTTACACGACCTTCGGAATGAACATCCACCTGCCCGACTCGGGAAGCGCCCACGCGGCCCACGGGCAGGCGGCCCACGTCACGGCGAATGACCCGCCCTTCACCTCGCCCGGTATGCGCGCGGTGGGGTCCAACCAGTATGAGGTGGTCATGACCGCGCAGGTCTTCGGGTATGAGCCCAGCGAGATTCGCGTCCCCCGCGGCGCGGCGGTGGAATTCGTCCTGACCAGCAAGGACGTCATCCACGGCTTCCGCATTCCGGGTACCACGGTGAACGCCATGGTGGTCCCGGGCCAGGTAACACGGGTCCGCTACACCTTCGACCGGCCGGGCGAGTACACGTTCTTCTGCCACGAGTACTGCGGGATAGGGCACCACCTCATGTCGGGGCGGATCGTGGTCGAGTGAGGGGAGCGGCTGAAAGGGGGCCACGATGATGTACACCGGCAACGTTCCCGCGGAGTTTCGCCAAGATTACGCCGACGTGCGCAGGCATCTCTTCACGGCCATCTTCTTCGGCCTCGTGCTTGGCGTCTTGATGGGTCCCTTGCAGGCCCTGGACAAGGCGCGCATCGACTTGTATCCGTACGTGCCTTTCCTCAAGAGCTACTATCAGGGCCTCACCTTGCACGGCGTGGCCTTGGTACTGGTCTGGACCAGCTTCTTCAACGTCGGCTTCCTCACGTTCACCGCCGTGCGGGGCTTCGGCCGGCCCCTGCAAAGCCGGTTCCTCAGCCGCGCCACACTGGTGGTGATGTGGACCGGGCTGGCGCTGGCCCTGTGGGCGATTCTCACCGACCGCGCTACCGTCCTGTTCACCGCCTACGCACCCTTGAAGGGCCACTGGACCTTCTACCTCGGCGTGGCGCTGTTCGCCGTCATCGGCACCTGGTTGCTGGCCGCCAACGTATTCCTGACCTATCGCTCCTGGAAGCGGGACAATCCCGGCGCTAGGACGCCGCTGCTGGCGTTCGGTACGCTGGTCACGCTGGCCATGTGGACGCTGGCGACCGTCGGCGTGGCGGTGGAATTCGTGGTCTACCTGATCCCATGGTCGCTGGGCCTGCGCGAAGGCGTCGACCCGCTGTTGACCCGAAGCCTGTTCTGGCTGACCGGCCACCCCATCGTCTACTGGTGGCTGCTTCCGGCCTATATCTCCTGGTATTTCATGCTGCCGCGCCAGGTGGGGGGCAAGCTGTTCAGCGAGTCCATGGCGCGCCTTGCACTGCTGTTGTTCATCCCCTTCTCGCTGCCGGTCGGTGTTCACCACATGTACACCGATCCCGGCGTCGCCACCACCAGCAAGATGGTGCACGCGTTCCTCACCTTCGTGGTCTTCGTGCCCAGCCTGATCACGGCTTTTACCGTGGTGGCGTCCCTGGAGATCGGCGGCCGGCAGCGCGGGGGCCGGGGCTGGCTGGGCTGGATCCGGGCACTGCCGTGGAGTGAGCCGTCGGTGGCCGCGCAGCTGCTGGCCATGGTGCTCTTCACGATCGGCGGCGCCTCCGGCCTGATCAACGCCTCCTATGTGCTGAACCTGCTGGTCCACAACACGCTGTTCGTCGTCGGCCACTTCCACCTGACCGTGGGCAGCGCCGTGACCCTCACCTTCATGGGCATCTCCTACTGGCTGATTCCCGAGCTGACAGGCCGCCCGCTGCGCGGCAAGCGGGTCGCACTGGCCCAGGCGTGGCTGTGGTTCCTGGGCATGGCCGTCATGGGGCGGGGCATGGCCGTGATGGGGCTCGAGGGAGTGCCGCGGCGCACCTGGTGGTCCCAGGCGGCCTATCAGATCCCGGGGGCCCAGGACGGTGGCGTGCTGACGGCCGTGGGTGGGGCGCTGCTGTTCATCAGCATGCTGCTGTTCGTAGGCGTCATCGTCGCCACGATGCGTGGCGCCGAAGTTCCGGCCCGGCAGGAGGTCCCCGTTGCCGAGCCCCTGGACGGCGGCTTGCCGGTGCCGCCCTGGCTCAACCGCCTGACCCCCTGGGTCGTCGGGACCGTGATCCTCACCGTGCTGGCCTGGGGCCCCGTGGTCTGGGGACTCTTGCACTCGCCCTTCAGCGTTCCGGGCCTCAGGGCATGGTAACGGGCTCTACCGTGGCCCGTGACAGCGGTATTGACGGCGGACCTGTCCGGTCCGAGCTGGTGGCGCACCCGGGCCGGCAGCCGCCGTCCCGGCCCCGGCGGGGCCGGTTCGTCTTTTAGAGGCGACATGGTGACGCCCCTCCGAGCACGCGGCCCCGCGACTCCCCCACTTTCCTTTGTTCGGGAGCCCCGGGTTTTCTGGCGCGGGGACCGGGTGGTCCCGCGACCCGTGCCGGACCGGCTCGGCCGGTGCCTCCGCCGTCCCCAAGCGTTTCGACGGATCCCTCTCACGTCTCGAACCTCTTCGGCCCGTCCGTCACCCCTCGCCCGTCCCGGACCGGTTCCGCCGGTCCCTTTCACCCGGGCGCCGCCTGCGCTAGAAAGAGGACAGAGAGGAGCGACGGGCGTGATCGTCGGGACGGGGATCGACCTGGTCCAGGTCCAGCGCATCGAGGCCATCTTGCGCCGCCGCGGCTGGCGCTGGGCGGAGCGGGTCTTCTCGCCGGAAGAACTGGCCGCCGCCGGCACGGGGCCTCACCGGGCCCGGCGCCTGGCGGCCCGCTGGGCCGCCAAGGAGGCCTTTGCCAAGGCCCTGGGGACGGGCCTGCGGGGGTTTCGCTGGCGGGACATCCGGGTCCGCCAGGACGGCAGCGGCCGGCCCTGGCTCGAGGCCGGCGGGCGGGCGGCCGAACTGGCGCGGGCGGCGGGGGTGCGCCGGATCCACCTCAGCCTGTCCCACGACGGCCAGTGGGCCGTCGCCCAGGTGATCCTGGAGGGCGACCCCGAGGAGGGAAGGCCGTGAGGGGGGAAACCGCACCCATCGATCCTGCCCCGGGGCTCTGGGTCCTCTCGGCCGCTGCGGTCCGCCACGGCGATCGCCTGGCGGCGGCCCAGGGGCTGGAGGGCCTGGTGATGATGGAGACGGCGGGCCGGACCGCCGCCGCCCTGCTGTGGAAGCTGGCGGGCCCCTTCTCCCCCCGGCAGCCGGTGGTGGTCCTGGCCGGGGGCGGCAACAACGGCGGCGACGGGATGGTCCTGGCCCGCTGGATCGGCCGCTGGGCCGGACCGGCCGCGACCGAGGTCTTCCTGCTGGCATCCCCGGGCCGGCTGCGGGGTGAGGCGGCGGTGCAATGGTCCTTGCTGGCCCGGTCGGGTATCCCGGCCACGGCTCTGGAGGATGAGCCGGCCGGCGGCGATCAGAGCGATCCCGCCGGCGCCGGCCCCGGCCCGGACACCTTCCTGCAGCGGCTTACCAGGGCGGCCGCCCGGGCCCGAGTGGTGGTCGACGCCCTGCTGGGCGTGGGGGCCCGCGGCTCCCTGCGCCCCCTGGCCGCCCGGGCCCTCGAGGCCGTCAGCGGGGCGGGCGTGCCGGTGTTCGCCCTGGACCTGCCGTCGGGCCTCGACGCCGACACCGGGGAGGCAGGCTCGGCGGTCCCCCGCGCCCGGTGGACGGCGACCTTCGCTGCGGCCAAGTGGGGGCTTCTCCTGGGCGACGGCCCGGAACGGGCGGGTCAGGTCTTCGTGGTCGATATCGGCTGGCCGCGGGTGCCGCCGGGGGAGGGGATCCCCAGTGGTGAGGACGGGGCCGGCTCCACCCCCACCAGCGAGGCCGGCCCTGTCTCTGGGCCCGCCAGCCGGGCTGGGGCCGGCTTTCCCGCCGCCCGGGTGCTGGACGCCGCCCAGGTGGCGGCCCTGTTGCCGCGGCGACCCTGGGCGGCCCACAAGGGCTGGGCGGGCCACGTCGTGGTGGTGGGAGGCCGCCCGGGCCAGGTGGGCGCCGCCGTCCTGGCCGGCATGGGCGCCCTGCAGGCCGGAGCGGGGACGGTCACCCTGGCCCTCCCGGCTCCCCTGCGGCCCGAGGCTGCCGCCCACCTGCCCGAGGTCATGACCTGGGGACTGCCGGCGACGCCGGAGGGTGAATGGGATGCTCAAGCGGCGGCCGCGCTGACGGTGCGCGAAGGGGAGCGCCGGGGCCGGGTCGTGCGGGTGGTGGGGCCCGGCCTGGGCCAGAGCCCGGGCGCCGCTGCCTGCCTGGCCACCTGGATCGGGGTCGGGGGGGCGTCCTCCGTCCCTGCCCCCGGCAACCCCGGCATCCCGGGCGATCCCCGGGGCCGGGGTGAGCCCGTCCCCCGCGGCCCGGCCGGAGACCGGGATGCCCCTGCGACCTCGCCGACGTCGAGCACTTCCGGGTACCGGGGAGGCCCCGTGGCCCGGCGTGACCCCGCGGACCCCGGCGATCAGGCGGCTGCTACCGGCGCCTTTCCACCCACCGTTCTCGACGCAGACGGGTTGAACCTGGCGGCCGCCCTGGGTCTCGACCGGCTGCGGCAGCGACCCGGTGCCTTCCCGCTGGTGCTGACGCCCCACCCCGGCGAGGCGGCCCGCCTGCTGGGGTGGACCACGGCTCAGGTTCAGGCCAGGCGGCCCCTGGCGGCGCTGGAGCTGGCGCGTCGCGCCGGCGCCGTGGCGGTGCTCAAGGGCGCCGGCACCCTGGTGGCAAGCCCCGACGGGCAGCTTTTCATCTGCACCCGGGGTCACCCCGGCATGGCCAGCGCCGGCATGGGCGACACCCTCGCGGGGATCACCGGGGCGATGCTGGCCCAGGGGCTGGAACCCCTGGCCGCCGCCCTGGCGGCCGTGTACCTCCATGCCCTGGCGGGAGAGCTGGCTGCGGACCGTGCGGGCGTCCCCGTGCGGGCCACCCGGCTGATCGACCGGTTGCCGGCGGCCCTGGATCTCACCTGCCTCGGCCTGCCGGAGACGGCCGACGCCCTGGGCGTGCCGGGGGCCATGTGGCTGCGGGCGCCTCTCTCCGCCCGTGGGGTCGCCTCCACCGGGGTGGAACCCGGCCCTTAGGGCGCGCCGGGACCGGTGCCGGGGCGCCTTGGGCGAGGAGGACCCCCGGCGACGAGGATCCCTTGGCGACACCATGACCCGGCGATGGGACTCCCGGCGACAGGGTCCGGCGCCCCGGGCGCGAAGCTTCAGGGGGAGGAGGAATGGCCGTGGAAGGGCCGGGCCGGGTGCGCCCGACACGCCCCACCTGGGTGGAAGTCGACCTGGATGCCATCGCCCACAACGTCAGGACCCTCGAGCGGCTGGCGTCCCCCGCCCAGCTCATGGCGGTGGTCAAGGCGGATGGTTACGGGCATGGTGCGGTGATGGTCGCCCGCACCGCCCTGGCCCACGGTGCCCGCCGCCTGGCCGTGGCCGTAGTGGAGGAGGGCATCCACCTGCGCCAGTCCGCCATCGCCTGTCCCATCCTGGTCATGGGCTGGACCCCGCCCTGGCAGTACGGCCTGGCCCTGCGGTACGAGCTGGAGCTGACCGTCAGCAGCGAGGACGAGGCCCGGGCCCTGGCCGAGGCCGCCCGCCGCGACGGGCGCAAGGTGCGGGTGCACGTCAAGGTCGACACGGGCATGGGCCGCCTGGGCCTGCGCTGGGACCACCTGCGCCTGGCGGAGACCATCGCCCGCATCGCCGGCCTGGGGGGTCTCGAGGTCGCCGGCATCTTCACCCACCTGGCCACGGCCGACGACCCCGAGGCCCCCCTCACCGAAGACCAGCTCAACCGTTTCGCCCGGGTGCTGCAGTCCCTTGAGGAACGCGGCCTGCGGCCCGTGCTGCGGCACGCCGCCAACAGCGCCGCCCTGCTGCGGCTGCCGGGGGCACGGTACGACTTGGTGCGGCCGGGCATCGCCCTGTACGGGCTGGAACCCTTCCCCGGGGCGGTGGCGGCCTTTGGCCTCCAGCCGGCCCTGGCGTGGAAGACCCGGGTTGCCCTGGTCAAGGAGGTGCCGCCGGGGACTCCCATCAGCTACGGCGCCACCTTCGTCACCCGCCGCCGCTCCCGCATCGCCACCCTGCCGGTCGGGTACGCCGACGGGTTGCGCCGGGCCCTGTCCAACCGCGGGCAGGTACTGGTGGGAGGCCGGCGGGTGCCCATCGTGGGCCGGGTCTGCATGGACCAGGTGATGGTCGACGTCACCGATGCCGGCCCGGTGGCGGTGGGCGACGAGGTGGTCCTGATCGGGCGCCAGGGGGACGAGCAGGTCACCGCCGACGAGATGGCCGGCTGGGTGGACACCATCGGTTACG
This is a stretch of genomic DNA from Thermaerobacter sp. PB12/4term. It encodes these proteins:
- the alr gene encoding alanine racemase, translating into MEGPGRVRPTRPTWVEVDLDAIAHNVRTLERLASPAQLMAVVKADGYGHGAVMVARTALAHGARRLAVAVVEEGIHLRQSAIACPILVMGWTPPWQYGLALRYELELTVSSEDEARALAEAARRDGRKVRVHVKVDTGMGRLGLRWDHLRLAETIARIAGLGGLEVAGIFTHLATADDPEAPLTEDQLNRFARVLQSLEERGLRPVLRHAANSAALLRLPGARYDLVRPGIALYGLEPFPGAVAAFGLQPALAWKTRVALVKEVPPGTPISYGATFVTRRRSRIATLPVGYADGLRRALSNRGQVLVGGRRVPIVGRVCMDQVMVDVTDAGPVAVGDEVVLIGRQGDEQVTADEMAGWVDTIGYEVVTGIGRRVPRIYLRGGRPVAQAPLSHLL
- a CDS encoding cytochrome c oxidase subunit II gives rise to the protein MHVDRYEKTWIVISAAFLVVLILVIAYTTFGMNIHLPDSGSAHAAHGQAAHVTANDPPFTSPGMRAVGSNQYEVVMTAQVFGYEPSEIRVPRGAAVEFVLTSKDVIHGFRIPGTTVNAMVVPGQVTRVRYTFDRPGEYTFFCHEYCGIGHHLMSGRIVVE
- a CDS encoding cbb3-type cytochrome c oxidase subunit I; protein product: MYTGNVPAEFRQDYADVRRHLFTAIFFGLVLGVLMGPLQALDKARIDLYPYVPFLKSYYQGLTLHGVALVLVWTSFFNVGFLTFTAVRGFGRPLQSRFLSRATLVVMWTGLALALWAILTDRATVLFTAYAPLKGHWTFYLGVALFAVIGTWLLAANVFLTYRSWKRDNPGARTPLLAFGTLVTLAMWTLATVGVAVEFVVYLIPWSLGLREGVDPLLTRSLFWLTGHPIVYWWLLPAYISWYFMLPRQVGGKLFSESMARLALLLFIPFSLPVGVHHMYTDPGVATTSKMVHAFLTFVVFVPSLITAFTVVASLEIGGRQRGGRGWLGWIRALPWSEPSVAAQLLAMVLFTIGGASGLINASYVLNLLVHNTLFVVGHFHLTVGSAVTLTFMGISYWLIPELTGRPLRGKRVALAQAWLWFLGMAVMGRGMAVMGLEGVPRRTWWSQAAYQIPGAQDGGVLTAVGGALLFISMLLFVGVIVATMRGAEVPARQEVPVAEPLDGGLPVPPWLNRLTPWVVGTVILTVLAWGPVVWGLLHSPFSVPGLRAW
- a CDS encoding NAD(P)H-hydrate epimerase, which produces MRGETAPIDPAPGLWVLSAAAVRHGDRLAAAQGLEGLVMMETAGRTAAALLWKLAGPFSPRQPVVVLAGGGNNGGDGMVLARWIGRWAGPAATEVFLLASPGRLRGEAAVQWSLLARSGIPATALEDEPAGGDQSDPAGAGPGPDTFLQRLTRAAARARVVVDALLGVGARGSLRPLAARALEAVSGAGVPVFALDLPSGLDADTGEAGSAVPRARWTATFAAAKWGLLLGDGPERAGQVFVVDIGWPRVPPGEGIPSGEDGAGSTPTSEAGPVSGPASRAGAGFPAARVLDAAQVAALLPRRPWAAHKGWAGHVVVVGGRPGQVGAAVLAGMGALQAGAGTVTLALPAPLRPEAAAHLPEVMTWGLPATPEGEWDAQAAAALTVREGERRGRVVRVVGPGLGQSPGAAACLATWIGVGGASSVPAPGNPGIPGDPRGRGEPVPRGPAGDRDAPATSPTSSTSGYRGGPVARRDPADPGDQAAATGAFPPTVLDADGLNLAAALGLDRLRQRPGAFPLVLTPHPGEAARLLGWTTAQVQARRPLAALELARRAGAVAVLKGAGTLVASPDGQLFICTRGHPGMASAGMGDTLAGITGAMLAQGLEPLAAALAAVYLHALAGELAADRAGVPVRATRLIDRLPAALDLTCLGLPETADALGVPGAMWLRAPLSARGVASTGVEPGP
- a CDS encoding holo-ACP synthase — its product is MIVGTGIDLVQVQRIEAILRRRGWRWAERVFSPEELAAAGTGPHRARRLAARWAAKEAFAKALGTGLRGFRWRDIRVRQDGSGRPWLEAGGRAAELARAAGVRRIHLSLSHDGQWAVAQVILEGDPEEGRP